One window of the Rhipicephalus sanguineus isolate Rsan-2018 chromosome 4, BIME_Rsan_1.4, whole genome shotgun sequence genome contains the following:
- the LOC119389505 gene encoding sesquipedalian-1, with protein MKINDKNLVSFALSSSPVDREGWLLKRGEVNRAYQRRWFLLKGNLLFYFEKKTDREPLGVVILEGCTVELAENEEMFAFKVVFHGSGNRMYMLSADTQESMEAWMKALACASYDYMKLMVAELQRQLSQVAEAERLAKCGNTVPLLIGGQLPGNRSDSCLCVRDTSSGRAARFNPFDRWKEDGCSGNESGEATKHGSGVPTSTPVSSRSSTKYTFAELHRRHGMRFRKLIEERKRKEEKERGLDLLIDL; from the exons ATGAAGATAAATGACAAAAACTTGGTGAGCTTTGCACTAAGCTCGAGCCCAGTCGACAGGGAAGGCTGGCTGCTCAAGCGTGGTGAAGTAAACCGTGCCTACCAGAGGCGCTGGTTTCTGCTGAAGGGAAACTTGTTGTTCTACTTTGAGAAGAAGACCGACCGAGAACCGTTGGGTGTGGTCATTCTCGAAGGCTGCACTGTGGAACTGGCTGAGAACGAGGAGATGTTTGCCTTCAAG GTTGTATTTCATGGCTCTGGCAACCGGATGTACATGCTATCAGCTGACACACAGGAGTCGATGGAGGCCTGGATGAAAGCATTGGCATGTGCCTCTTATGACTACATGAAGCTCATGGTGGCTGAACTGCAGCGCCAGCTCAGCCAAGTTGCAGAAGCTGAACGACTTGCCAAGTGCGGCAACACCGTGCCCTTGCTCATCGGAGGGCAGCTGCCTGGGAACCGCTCTGACAGCTGCCTGTGCGTGCGAGATACTTCATCGGGCCGTGCAGCACGTTTCAACCCTTTTGACCGCTGGAAGGAAGACGGGTGTAGTGGTAACGAGAGCGGTGAAGCGACCAAGCACGGTAGTGGTGTCCCGACTAGCACCCCGGTGTCGTCACGgtcgtcaacaaagtacacatttgctgagcttcatcGACGGCACGGGATGCGATTTCGGAAACTCATAGAGGAGCGGAAGCGAAAGGAGGAGAAAGAGCGCGGCTTGGATCTGCTCATTGATCTCTGA